In Prosthecomicrobium sp. N25, one DNA window encodes the following:
- a CDS encoding protein phosphatase CheZ: MAEAATAQIERLVEFLQKGREDVRLHDVIDLAERMAQVLDDAVAGTDAMLYGEFRAILAEISTLKREVAQLGPDQFRFDRIPEAGRELDAVVEATQEATETIMSAAEAIMGADASDPEAYKALVDEKMILVFEACSFQDLTGQRIRKVVKTLNWIESRITNIGRKLNIADGPAEDIEETEDERRMRELILHGPQHKGQGVSQTAVDDFFASSDQDDIDKLFS; the protein is encoded by the coding sequence ATGGCTGAGGCCGCGACGGCCCAAATCGAACGCCTCGTCGAGTTCCTGCAGAAGGGCCGCGAGGACGTCAGGCTGCACGACGTCATCGATCTCGCTGAGAGGATGGCGCAGGTGCTCGACGACGCGGTCGCGGGCACGGACGCCATGCTGTACGGCGAATTCCGCGCCATCCTGGCCGAAATTTCGACCCTGAAGCGCGAGGTCGCCCAGCTCGGCCCGGACCAGTTCCGCTTCGACCGCATCCCCGAGGCCGGGCGCGAGCTCGACGCGGTCGTAGAAGCCACCCAGGAGGCGACCGAGACCATCATGTCGGCCGCCGAGGCCATCATGGGGGCGGACGCGTCCGACCCGGAGGCCTACAAGGCGCTGGTCGACGAGAAGATGATCCTGGTCTTCGAGGCCTGCTCGTTCCAGGACCTGACCGGGCAGCGCATCCGCAAGGTGGTCAAGACCCTGAACTGGATCGAGAGCCGCATCACCAACATCGGCCGCAAGCTGAACATCGCGGACGGGCCCGCGGAAGATATCGAGGAGACCGAGGACGAGCGGCGGATGCGCGAGCTCATCCTGCACGGGCCCCAGCACAAGGGCCAAGGCGTCAGCCAGACGGCGGTCGACGACTTCTTCGCGAGCTCCGACCAGGACGACATCGACAAGCTGTTCTCGTAA
- a CDS encoding response regulator, whose protein sequence is MALDLSMPILVVDDYKTMIRIIRNLLKQLGFEDVDEAADGTEAFAKMKERRYGLVISDWNMEPMTGYELLKHVRADTSLGKTPFIMVTAESKTENVIAAKKAGVNNYIVKPFNAQTLKGKIEAVFND, encoded by the coding sequence ATGGCGCTCGATCTTTCGATGCCGATCCTGGTGGTTGACGATTACAAAACCATGATCCGGATTATCCGGAACCTCCTGAAGCAGCTCGGCTTCGAGGACGTGGACGAGGCCGCCGACGGCACCGAGGCTTTCGCCAAGATGAAGGAGCGCCGCTACGGCCTCGTCATCTCGGACTGGAACATGGAGCCGATGACCGGATACGAGCTCCTGAAGCACGTCCGCGCCGATACGTCGCTGGGCAAGACGCCGTTCATCATGGTCACGGCGGAATCCAAGACCGAGAACGTGATCGCCGCCAAGAAGGCGGGCGTCAACAACTACATCGTGAAGCCGTTCAACGCGCAGACGCTGAAGGGCAAGATCGAAGCGGTCTTCAACGACTGA
- a CDS encoding MaoC family dehydratase, giving the protein MTIPILKTYHFEDLKVGMRETIMKTVMDSDVVGFAQISGDDNPLHLSDVYASKTRFGQRIAHGLYTASLISAILGTRLPGPGAVYMSQTLNFKGPVRIGDVVVVDVEVIELVEKGRRCRLHCECSVDGQVVLEGEATVMVPSRPQAA; this is encoded by the coding sequence ATGACGATCCCCATCCTGAAGACCTATCATTTCGAGGACCTGAAGGTCGGCATGCGCGAAACCATCATGAAGACCGTGATGGACTCGGACGTCGTCGGCTTCGCCCAGATCTCCGGCGACGACAACCCGCTGCATCTCTCCGACGTCTATGCCTCGAAGACGCGCTTCGGCCAGCGCATCGCCCACGGGCTCTACACCGCGAGCCTGATCTCGGCGATCCTCGGCACCCGCCTGCCCGGGCCGGGCGCCGTCTACATGTCCCAGACCCTCAACTTCAAGGGCCCCGTCCGCATCGGCGACGTTGTGGTGGTCGACGTGGAGGTGATCGAACTCGTCGAGAAGGGCCGCCGTTGCCGGCTGCACTGCGAATGTTCGGTCGACGGCCAGGTGGTGCTCGAGGGCGAGGCGACCGTCATGGTGCCGAGCCGCCCGCAGGCGGCCTGA
- a CDS encoding bifunctional riboflavin kinase/FAD synthetase, translated as MHDPAAADRRPFHLVETLDAIPAALTGGVVAIGNFDGVHRGHQAVLAEALDRGQAAGRPVLAMTFEPHPRTVFRPDQPVFRLTPPGPKARLMRALGLDGLLVVPFDRAFASIEADAFVSDILLGRLGITDAVVGYDFHFGRARGGSPAFLAARGARDGFSVEIVEAFADEGAEPVSSSRIRDALAAGDLGLAQGLLGYRWFVEAEVVHGEKRGRELGFPTANMRLGPDCRLRHGIYAVTVAVGAAVHQGVASYGRRPQFDNGAPLLETYLLDFAGDLYGRTAVVTFVSWLRPEQRFDGVEALVAQMHRDTAEARAVLGAVGPGTALDRALGEDP; from the coding sequence ATGCATGATCCCGCCGCCGCGGACCGGCGCCCGTTCCATCTGGTCGAGACCCTGGACGCGATCCCGGCCGCGCTGACGGGCGGCGTCGTCGCCATCGGCAACTTCGACGGCGTCCATCGCGGCCACCAGGCGGTTCTCGCGGAGGCGCTGGATCGCGGGCAGGCCGCCGGCCGGCCGGTGCTGGCCATGACCTTCGAGCCGCATCCGCGCACCGTCTTCAGGCCCGACCAGCCCGTATTCCGGCTGACCCCGCCCGGCCCCAAGGCCCGCCTGATGCGGGCGCTGGGCCTCGACGGCCTCCTGGTCGTCCCCTTCGACCGCGCCTTCGCATCCATCGAGGCGGACGCCTTCGTGTCCGACATCCTGCTCGGCCGCCTGGGCATCACCGACGCGGTGGTCGGCTACGACTTTCACTTCGGCCGCGCCCGTGGCGGCTCGCCGGCCTTCCTGGCCGCGCGCGGCGCCCGGGACGGCTTCTCGGTGGAGATCGTCGAGGCCTTCGCGGACGAGGGCGCCGAGCCGGTCTCGTCGAGCCGCATCCGCGACGCGCTCGCGGCGGGCGATCTCGGCCTCGCCCAGGGCCTGCTCGGCTACCGCTGGTTCGTCGAGGCCGAGGTGGTGCACGGCGAGAAGCGCGGCCGCGAGCTCGGCTTCCCGACCGCCAACATGCGCCTCGGCCCGGACTGCCGCCTGCGCCACGGGATCTACGCCGTCACGGTCGCGGTCGGCGCCGCGGTCCACCAGGGCGTCGCCAGCTACGGCCGGCGGCCCCAGTTCGACAACGGCGCCCCGCTGCTCGAGACCTACCTCCTCGATTTCGCCGGCGACCTCTACGGCCGCACCGCGGTCGTCACCTTCGTGTCCTGGCTCCGGCCCGAGCAGCGCTTCGACGGCGTCGAGGCGCTCGTGGCACAGATGCACCGGGACACCGCCGAGGCGCGCGCGGTGCTCGGCGCCGTCGGCCCCGGCACGGCCCTCGACCGCGCCCTCGGCGAAGACCCGTGA
- a CDS encoding DMT family transporter, with protein MSLAAAGPARDAQTLRGMGLMTAAMVIVPAMDILAKLLAQRLPPLEVAFGRMLVQMLLALAFAAATGALRTLLPPRFGVHLMRGFCLAGATLLFFTALRVMPLTDALAVFFVQPMILTALSALVLKERVDRRRWLACAVGFLGALVIVRPSWQVFGIHALMPLGTACLFSGYLLITRILAGTGTLMATQFVTGLGGTLLLGAALAVATLLGLEGAAARMPAGSDWLMFLGIGLISLVTHGLVVKAFESAPAAVLAPLNYLEIISATTLGFLVFGDFPDGPTWAGIVLIVGSGLAIVRREAGKAA; from the coding sequence GTGAGCCTCGCCGCCGCCGGCCCGGCGCGGGATGCGCAGACGCTCCGCGGCATGGGGCTGATGACCGCCGCGATGGTGATCGTGCCGGCCATGGACATCCTCGCCAAGCTGCTCGCCCAGCGCCTGCCGCCCCTGGAGGTCGCCTTCGGGCGCATGCTCGTCCAGATGCTGCTCGCCCTGGCCTTCGCGGCGGCCACCGGCGCGCTCCGCACGCTCCTGCCGCCCCGCTTCGGGGTCCACCTCATGCGCGGCTTCTGCCTCGCCGGGGCGACGCTCCTGTTCTTCACCGCGCTCCGCGTCATGCCGCTCACCGACGCCCTGGCGGTCTTCTTCGTCCAGCCCATGATCCTGACCGCCCTGTCGGCCCTGGTTCTCAAGGAGCGGGTCGACCGCCGCCGCTGGCTGGCCTGCGCGGTCGGCTTCCTGGGTGCGCTCGTCATCGTGCGCCCGAGCTGGCAGGTCTTCGGCATCCACGCGCTGATGCCGCTCGGCACCGCCTGCCTGTTCTCCGGCTACCTCCTGATCACCCGCATCCTGGCCGGCACCGGCACCCTGATGGCGACCCAGTTCGTCACCGGCCTCGGCGGCACGCTCCTGCTCGGCGCCGCGCTCGCGGTCGCGACCCTCCTCGGCCTCGAGGGCGCCGCGGCGCGCATGCCGGCCGGCTCCGACTGGCTGATGTTCCTCGGCATCGGCCTGATCTCGCTCGTCACCCACGGGCTCGTGGTCAAGGCCTTCGAGAGCGCGCCGGCCGCCGTGCTGGCGCCGCTCAACTACCTGGAGATCATCAGCGCCACGACCCTCGGCTTCCTGGTCTTCGGCGACTTCCCGGACGGGCCGACCTGGGCCGGCATCGTCCTGATCGTCGGCTCGGGCCTGGCGATCGTGCGGCGCGAGGCGGGCAAGGCCGCGTGA
- the ileS gene encoding isoleucine--tRNA ligase — protein sequence MNDTSASATRDYSETLFLPVTDFPMRAGLPEKEPKILERWQSTGLYRRLREAAKGRPLFVLHDGPPYANGNLHIGHALNKILKDVITRFKQMEGYDSNYVPGWDCHGLPIEWKIEEQYRAKGRNKDEVPAVEFRKECRQFAEHWIGVQAAEFKRLGVEGDFENPYLTMAYEAEAVIATELQKFAVSGQLYRGSKPVMWSVVEKTALAEAEVEYQDYQSDTIWVKFPVVVGPAAVAGASVVIWTTTPWTIPGNRAIAYSSKVAYGVYEVTAAPEGNWAKAGDRLILADRLAEEVMRAAKVDSFEKREALSEHDLAGIACKHPLAALGYGFMVPMLEGDHVSDDAGTGFVHTAPGHGREDFEAWMHHARTLQARGIDPTIPFTVDDDGYFTAQAPGFENRRVITDKGEKGDANGAVIQALADAGALVARGRLKHQYPHSWRSKKPVIFRNTPQWFIHMDRDIDGQGDTLRARSLKAIAETTFYPPQGQNRLEGMIAGRPDWVVSRQRAWGVPIAVFRHEDTGRLAPGPDFAHNDALTRRVYDAFKAEGADAWYAEGAEERFLGGLVDDLPKWRKVNDILDVWFDSGSTHAFVLEKRPDLKWPADMYLEGSDQHRGWFHSSLLESCGTRGRAPYDSVLTHGFVMAEDGRKMSKSLGNIVAPQDVIKTSGADILRLWVVTSDYADDLRIGPEIMKTNAEAYRKLRNTLRWMLGTLAHHEPGDEVPLAEMPELERFMLHRLAEVGDEVRAGYAAYDFKRIVHVLMNFMVVDLSAFYFDIRKDALYCDPYSSVRRRAALTVVDRLFDAIVTWLAPMLPFTMEEAWTLRHRSEERSVHLELFRELPADWRDDALAAKWARVRRVRRAVTGALELERAAKRIGSSLEAAPVVYVADEALRTAACSVDMAEIAITSGLTVLAGEGPADAIRIDEVAGVAVVPKPAEGRKCARSWKISTEVGADPAYPDLTPRDAAAMREWESRRGRAA from the coding sequence ATGAACGACACGTCCGCCTCCGCGACCCGAGACTATTCGGAGACGCTCTTCCTCCCCGTCACCGACTTCCCCATGCGCGCCGGCCTGCCCGAGAAGGAGCCGAAGATCCTGGAGCGCTGGCAGTCGACGGGCCTGTACCGCCGCCTGCGCGAGGCCGCCAAGGGCCGCCCCCTGTTCGTGCTGCACGACGGCCCGCCGTACGCCAACGGCAACCTCCACATCGGCCACGCGCTCAACAAGATCCTCAAGGACGTCATCACGCGCTTCAAGCAGATGGAGGGCTACGACTCCAACTACGTCCCCGGCTGGGACTGCCACGGCCTGCCCATCGAATGGAAGATCGAGGAGCAGTACCGCGCCAAGGGCCGCAACAAGGACGAGGTGCCGGCGGTCGAGTTCCGCAAGGAGTGCCGGCAGTTCGCCGAGCACTGGATCGGCGTGCAGGCGGCCGAGTTCAAGCGGCTCGGCGTCGAGGGCGACTTCGAAAACCCCTACCTGACCATGGCCTACGAGGCCGAGGCCGTGATCGCCACCGAGCTGCAGAAGTTCGCGGTCTCGGGCCAGCTCTACCGCGGCTCCAAGCCGGTCATGTGGTCGGTCGTCGAGAAGACCGCGCTCGCCGAGGCCGAGGTCGAGTACCAGGACTACCAGTCGGACACGATCTGGGTGAAGTTCCCGGTGGTGGTCGGCCCGGCCGCAGTGGCCGGCGCCTCGGTGGTCATCTGGACGACGACCCCCTGGACCATCCCGGGCAACCGCGCCATCGCGTATTCGTCCAAGGTCGCCTACGGGGTCTACGAGGTGACGGCCGCGCCGGAAGGCAATTGGGCGAAGGCCGGCGACCGCCTGATCCTCGCCGACCGGCTGGCCGAGGAGGTGATGCGCGCCGCGAAGGTGGACTCCTTCGAGAAGCGCGAGGCGCTCTCGGAGCATGATCTCGCCGGCATCGCCTGCAAGCACCCGCTCGCCGCTCTCGGCTACGGCTTCATGGTGCCCATGCTCGAGGGCGACCACGTCTCCGACGATGCGGGCACCGGCTTTGTCCACACCGCCCCGGGCCACGGCCGCGAGGACTTCGAGGCCTGGATGCACCATGCGCGGACCCTGCAGGCGCGCGGCATCGACCCGACGATCCCCTTCACGGTCGACGACGACGGCTATTTCACCGCCCAGGCCCCCGGCTTCGAGAACCGCCGGGTGATCACCGACAAGGGCGAGAAGGGCGACGCCAACGGGGCGGTCATCCAGGCGCTGGCGGACGCCGGCGCCCTGGTGGCGCGCGGCCGCCTGAAGCACCAGTACCCGCATTCCTGGCGGTCGAAGAAGCCGGTCATCTTCCGCAACACGCCGCAATGGTTCATCCACATGGACCGCGACATCGACGGCCAGGGCGACACGCTGCGCGCCCGGTCGCTCAAGGCCATCGCGGAGACCACCTTCTACCCGCCGCAGGGGCAGAACCGGCTGGAAGGCATGATCGCCGGCCGGCCGGACTGGGTCGTCTCGCGCCAGCGCGCCTGGGGCGTGCCGATCGCCGTGTTCCGCCACGAGGACACCGGCCGCCTCGCGCCGGGACCGGACTTCGCCCACAACGACGCGCTGACCCGCCGCGTCTACGACGCCTTCAAGGCCGAGGGCGCCGACGCCTGGTACGCCGAGGGCGCGGAGGAGCGCTTCCTCGGCGGGCTCGTGGACGACCTGCCGAAGTGGCGGAAGGTGAACGACATCCTGGACGTCTGGTTCGACAGTGGCTCCACCCACGCCTTCGTGCTGGAGAAGCGGCCGGACCTGAAGTGGCCGGCGGACATGTACCTGGAGGGCTCGGACCAGCACCGCGGCTGGTTCCACTCCTCGCTCCTGGAGAGCTGCGGCACCCGCGGCCGGGCCCCCTACGACTCGGTCCTGACCCACGGCTTCGTCATGGCCGAGGACGGCCGCAAGATGTCGAAGTCGCTCGGCAACATCGTCGCCCCGCAGGACGTCATCAAGACCTCCGGCGCCGACATCCTGCGGCTCTGGGTCGTCACCTCCGACTATGCGGACGACCTCCGCATCGGCCCAGAGATCATGAAGACCAACGCGGAGGCCTACCGCAAGCTGCGCAACACGCTGCGCTGGATGCTCGGCACCCTCGCCCACCACGAGCCCGGCGACGAGGTCCCGCTCGCCGAGATGCCGGAGCTCGAGCGCTTCATGCTGCACCGCCTCGCCGAGGTCGGCGACGAGGTGCGCGCCGGCTACGCGGCCTACGACTTCAAGCGCATCGTGCATGTGCTGATGAACTTCATGGTCGTCGACCTGTCGGCCTTCTACTTCGACATCCGCAAGGACGCGCTCTACTGCGACCCCTATTCCTCGGTCCGGCGGCGCGCGGCCCTGACGGTGGTCGACCGGCTCTTCGACGCGATCGTCACCTGGCTCGCCCCCATGCTGCCCTTCACCATGGAGGAGGCCTGGACGCTCCGGCACCGGTCGGAGGAGCGCTCCGTCCACCTGGAGCTCTTCCGCGAACTGCCCGCCGACTGGCGCGACGACGCGCTCGCCGCCAAGTGGGCGCGGGTCCGCCGGGTCCGGCGGGCCGTCACCGGCGCCCTCGAACTGGAGCGCGCCGCCAAGCGGATCGGCTCCTCCCTCGAGGCCGCCCCCGTCGTCTACGTCGCCGACGAGGCGCTGCGGACGGCGGCCTGTTCGGTCGACATGGCCGAGATCGCCATCACGAGCGGCCTCACCGTGCTGGCCGGCGAGGGGCCGGCCGACGCGATCCGGATCGACGAGGTCGCCGGCGTCGCGGTCGT